The following DNA comes from Haloarchaeobius salinus.
GTCGCGTCGGCGCTGCTCGGCGTCGTGGGCTACTTCACGGTCGACGAGGTGCTGTGGTTCCTGGGCGCGCGGGGCGACGTGCTCCGGGAGGCGACGAACTACATGGAGGTCATCGCGCTCGGCATGCCGTTCATGTTCGGCTTCTTCGTGTTCATCTCGCTGATGCGGGGCTACGGCGACACGGTGACGCCGATGATCGTCATGTTCGGCACGGTCGTCCTCAACGTCGCCATCGACCCGCTGTTCATCTTCGGCTGGGGGCCGATCCCGAACGGCCTGGGTGTGCAGGGCGCGGCCATCGCGACGGTCATCTCCCGGGCGCTCGCGACCGCCGTGGGCCTCGGTATCCTGTTCCAGGGCACCCGGGGCGTCGAGATCCACCTCGCGCAGATGAAGCCGGACCTGCAGTTCTTCCGGAAGATGCTGAACATCGGGCTGCCGGCGTCGGTCGAGAGCACCGGGCGCTCCATCTCGGTGAACCTGATGCTCGTCGTCGTCGCCATCTTCACGGACACGTTCGTCGCCGCGTTCGGCGTCGGAATCCGCATCTTCAGCGTCATCTTCCTGCCCGCCATCGCGGTCGGCCAGGGCGTCGAGACGATGGTCGGCCAGAACATCGGGGCGGGCAAGCGCGACCGGGCCGAACGCACGGCCCACACCGCCGCCATCGCGATGTTCATCATCCTCTCTGCGGTCGCGCTGTTCGTGTTCGTCTTCACCGAGCCCATCGTCGCGCCGCTGTCGCCGAACGAGGAGGCGACCGACATCGCCGTCACCTTCCTCCGGGTCGTCGCGCCGACGTTCGGCTTCATCGGCATGATGCGCGCCTACAACGGGACGCTCCGTGGCTCGGGGAAGACGATGCTCTCCGCCGCCGTCTCTATCATGATGCTCGGGGTCATCCGGCTGCCCATCGCGTACGTGCTCTCGCGGTCCATCGAGCCGTTCGCCAGCTGGGCACCGTACGCGACGGGACAGGCGGGTATCTGGGCCTCGTTCGTCGTCTCGAACGCCGCCGGGGCGTTCATCGCGCTCGCGCTCATCCGGCAGGGCTCCTGGCGGCACGGCGACGTTCGCGGTGGGACTGCACCCGAGGCCAGCGCCACCGACGATTGATGCATACTCGTGTATAGAACTCTATTCTGAAACGCCGTTTTAGGCACGAATCCGAGGATTGAAGGGAGTCCTCGGCCAACCCCGGGATAATGACACACGTCATCGACGGCAACGCGGTCGCGGAATCAGTCCGGGACGACGTGCGCGCGGCCATCGACGAACTCGAGGCCGACGACGTCACCCCCGGGCTCGCGACGGTGCTGATGGGCGGCGACGACGGCTCGGCGACGTACGTCGCGATGAAACAGCGTGCCTGCGAGGAGGTCGGCATCGACGGCACGACCGTCGAGATCGACCCCGAGGAGCCGCCGGAGGCGCTGTACGAGGTCATCGACGACCTCAACGACGACCCCGCCATCCACGGCATCCTCGTCCAGATGCCGGTGCCCGACCACGTCCCCAAGCGCGAGGTGCTCTCCCGCGTCGACCCGCTGAAGGACGTCGACGGCTTCCATCCCGAGAACGTCGGCCGGATGGTCTCCGGGCACCCCCGCTTCAAGCCCTGCACGCCCCACGGCATCCAGAAGCTGCTCGCCTCGGCCGACGTCGAC
Coding sequences within:
- a CDS encoding MATE family efflux transporter, with the translated sequence MGIFDVFRGQDELDLTSGGIGKPLFLLALPIVITNLLQTAYNLADTFWLAQLNETAVAAITFGFPMVFLLISLGMGLSVAGSVLVAQHTGAEEEAEAEYAASQTVLFALVASALLGVVGYFTVDEVLWFLGARGDVLREATNYMEVIALGMPFMFGFFVFISLMRGYGDTVTPMIVMFGTVVLNVAIDPLFIFGWGPIPNGLGVQGAAIATVISRALATAVGLGILFQGTRGVEIHLAQMKPDLQFFRKMLNIGLPASVESTGRSISVNLMLVVVAIFTDTFVAAFGVGIRIFSVIFLPAIAVGQGVETMVGQNIGAGKRDRAERTAHTAAIAMFIILSAVALFVFVFTEPIVAPLSPNEEATDIAVTFLRVVAPTFGFIGMMRAYNGTLRGSGKTMLSAAVSIMMLGVIRLPIAYVLSRSIEPFASWAPYATGQAGIWASFVVSNAAGAFIALALIRQGSWRHGDVRGGTAPEASATDD
- a CDS encoding tetrahydrofolate dehydrogenase/cyclohydrolase catalytic domain-containing protein yields the protein MTHVIDGNAVAESVRDDVRAAIDELEADDVTPGLATVLMGGDDGSATYVAMKQRACEEVGIDGTTVEIDPEEPPEALYEVIDDLNDDPAIHGILVQMPVPDHVPKREVLSRVDPLKDVDGFHPENVGRMVSGHPRFKPCTPHGIQKLLASADVDPEGMDAVVLGRSEIVGKPMANLLMQKAAGGNATVTVCHSRTQDLAEKTRAADLVVAAVGRPEMLTGDMLSEGTVVIDVGTNRVDADNEKGYELTGDVDFESAREKASVISPSPGGVGPMTITMLLYNTVKAASLQSGVDVGL